Proteins encoded by one window of Heterodontus francisci isolate sHetFra1 chromosome 12, sHetFra1.hap1, whole genome shotgun sequence:
- the LOC137375749 gene encoding protocadherin gamma-C5-like, producing the protein MAFVKRNCWMRWQIFYFIIPSWDVISGQIRYSIPEKLSPGAFVGNIANDLGLDAKQLSARGFRIISSAEKQYLDVNLNKGILYVNNNIDREQLCGSSITCILTLQGVIQNPLNMYRVEVEILDVNDNAPSFPQRQFRLEISELAAPGSRFPLERAHDPDIGTNSLQSYQLVPEGHFILDVQTRSGDGKLPMLLLQDLLDREKQATHKLVLIVKDGGVPQRTGTADIMVIVKDVNDNVPTFTQSVYRVRLLENAPIATLLIKLNASDLDEGSNGEILYSFSGHTSIRVRELFSMDSKQGEIRVKANLNYEESTVYEINVQAVDRGPVAVPAYCDVLVEIVDVNDNAPEVIITSLSSPVREDAPTGTVIALIAVTDADSGEYGEHRCYVANNVPFKLESSFDNYYRLVTDQLLDREAVTEYNVTILCSDAGARPLSAYKYIMVQISDINDNAPRFTQSLYTTYVAENNIIGTSICSVTAQDVDQSARLSYSILETLVKGSPVSNYVDINSEDGIIFSKRSYDYEQLKTFQIRVQVQDTGSPPLKDNVTVDVIILDQNDNTPVILSPQPEFGSTVVETIPGSAESGYLVTKVTAIDADAGQNARLSYQLLQSTNPDLFTIEPDTGEIWTIRSINSKDSNKQRLVILVKDNGKPSLSATMALLLTMMDIVTERLSDVSGLSEDPAFDLSLYLIISLAATSSVFFVVVIILAAKVYRHEIECSRHNCTYCCFEQSSHLDGLQKDNRNLRIPANYVEVFGGDPLSQRFRYESYSTLGSTNRDFIFVKTSSLGTNQNVVKVENCATEANVKTANSVKRSSEVRHILLIRQI; encoded by the coding sequence ATGGCCTTTGTTAAAAGGAATTGTTGGATGAGATGGCAAATATTTTACTTCATAATACCATCGTGGGACGTAATTTCTGGACAGATTCGTTACTCAATTCCCGAGAAATTGAGCCCTGGTGCTTTTGTCGGAAATATTGCGAACGATTTGGGGTTAGATGCAAAACAACTGTCTGCTCGCGGTTTTCGAATTATATCGAGTGCCGAGAAACAATATTTGGacgtgaatctaaacaaaggaatttTGTACGTGAACAACAACATTGACAGGGAACAGCTTTGTGGGTCGAGTATCACTTGCATATTAACTTTACAGGGTGTGATTCAAAATCCACTGAACATGTATCGTGTAGAAGTGGAGATTTTAGACGTGAATGACAATGCGCCCAGTTTTCCACAGAGGCAGTTCCGCTTGGAAATATCTGAGTTGGCAGCTCCGGGCTCGCGCTTCCCGCTCGAGAGGGCGCACGATCCGGACATTGGAACTAACTCCCTACAAAGCTACCAGCTGGTTCCAGAAGGGCATTTTATCCTGGATGTACAGACGCGTAGTGGGGATGGAAAGCTACCAATGCTATTACTACAAGACCTGCTAGATCGAGAAAAACAGGCGACCCACAAATTAGTCCTAATTGTCAAAGATGGCGGTGTCCCGCAGAGGACTGGTACAGCGGATATCATGGTCATAGTAAAGGATGTTAACGACAATGTGCCTACTTTTACCCAGTCGGTTTATAGAGTGCGATTGTTAGAAAATGCACCGATAGCGACATTGCTAATCAAACTAAATGCATCTGACTTAGACGAAGGTTCTAATGGAGAGATCCTGTATTCTTTTAGCGGCCATACTTCCATTAGAGTCCGTGAACTGTTTAGCATGGATTCAAAACAAGGGGAAATCAGAGTCAAAGCAAATTTAAATTATGAAGAATCTACGGTTTATGAGATTAACGTGCAAGCTGTGGACCGGGGTCCCGTGGCAGTTCCTGCGTATTGTGATGTTCTAGTAGAGATAGTAGACGTGAATGACAACGCCCCTGAAGTGATAATAACATCTTTGTCAAGTCCCGTCCGCGAAGATGCTCCAACAGGGACTGTGATAGCCCTGATCGCTGTAACGGATGCAGATTCTGGAGAGTATGGAGAGCATCGCTGCTACGTTGCAAACAACGTACCCTTCAAACTGGAGTCTTCCTTTGACAACTACTACAGATTGGTTACTGACCAGCTGCTCGATCGCGAAGCAGTAACGGAGTATAATGTTACAATTTTATGCAGTGACGCCGGCGCTCGTCCTCTCTCCGCTTACAAGTACATCATGGTGCAGATTTCAGACATAAACGATAACGCACCCCGCTTTACGCAGTCTTTATATACCACATATGTGGCAGAGAACAACATCATCGGCACATCCATATGTTCAGTAACAGCCCAGGATGTGGATCAAAGCGCTCGCCTGTCCTATTCTATTTTAGAGACCCTGGTTAAAGGTTCTCCCGTGTCCAATTATGTTGATATAAATTCGGAAGATGGCATCATATTCTCTAAGCGCTCTTACGATTACGAGCAGCTCAAAACATTTCAAATCCGAGTCCAAGTTCAGGATACTGGATCACCACCACTTAAAGACAACGTGACGGTGGATGTGATTATTCTGGATCAAAATGATAATACTCCGGTGATCCTGTCGCCACAACCCGAATTTGGATCAACAGTAGTCGAGACGATCCCTGGCTCCGCCGAATCAGGATATTTAGTAACTAAGGTGACCGCAATCGATGCTGATGCTGGTCAGAATGCACGCCTCTCATATCAGCTGCTGCAATCGACCAATCCTGATCTTTTTACTATTGAGCCTGACACGGGGGAAATCTGGACAATCCGCAGTATTAACAGCAAAGATTCTAATAAGCAACGGTTGGTTATCCTCGTGAAGGATAACGGTAAACCATCACTATCGGCCACAATGGCCCTCCTCTTAACAATGATGGATATTGTTACAGAAAGGCTTTCCGATGTCTCTGGTTTGTCAGAAGATCCCGCGTTTGATTTAAGTTTATACTTAATTATTTCCTTAGCGGCAACGTCGTCAGTATTTTTCGTGGTTGTAATTATTCTCGCCGCTAAAGTTTACAGACACGAAATTGAATGCAGCAGGCACAACTGTACCTACTGCTGTTTCGAACAAAGTAGTCATCTCGATGGATTGCAAAAAGACAACAGGAATTTACGTATCCCTGCGAATTATGTCGAAGTATTCGGGGGTGACCCTCTGTCTCAGCGTTTCCGCTATGAGTCCTACTCGACTTTGGGTTCCACCAACAGAGACTTTATATTTGTCAAAACATCCAGTTTAGGAACAAATCAGAATGTCGTCAAAGTTGAAAACTGTGCGACTGAAGCGAACGTGAAAACGGCGAATTCTGTCAAAAGATCGAGCGAGGTGAGACACATACTACTTATACGGCAGATTTAG